The Miscanthus floridulus cultivar M001 chromosome 7, ASM1932011v1, whole genome shotgun sequence genome includes a region encoding these proteins:
- the LOC136463985 gene encoding uncharacterized protein, giving the protein MDDLAALARAEGWTEERHAAFLDRMELSFVQQVLGGSDVRQTSRRLGRRPAPQAEGERGQVPAPLPLDRPLPDSAVESNRSGPAAARRREANDARRRPVDPAAGW; this is encoded by the coding sequence ATGGACGATCTGGCGGCGCTGGCGCGCGCCGAGGGGTGGACGGAGGAGCGGCACGCGGCGTTCCTGGACCGCATGGAGCTCTCCTTCGTCCAGCAGGTGCTCGGCGGCAGCGACGTGCGCCAGACGTCCCGTAGGCTCGGCCGCCGGCCGGCGCCGCAGGCCGAAGGCGAGCGCGGCCAGGTCCCGGCCCCGCTCCCGCTCGACCGGCCACTTCCCGACAGCGCCGTGGAGTCCAACCGGTCGGGGCCGGCCGCGGCACGGCGACGCGAGGCAAACGACGCGCGCCGCCGGCCCGTCGATCCAGCTGCAGGTTGGTGA